The DNA region GAGGGATGCCAGCGGAGGGATGATGGAAGAGGTGGTGGCTAGGAGGCTAATTTTCGAAACTATGGTAAATAGATAAGGGTATACGTACCCATGATCCGCACTCCAATTATGGATACCAAAAAAGTACTAGGAAATACATACGTAATAAATACATAACGTTAATACCTATTAATTGAACCAATACCTATTACATTGAACCAACCACGCCCGGTAGGATCAACAGGGGAATGTACTGCACTGTAGATTTTACGGGGTTTTACGGGATTACACGGGAACCACCTAGTTCGGAAAACTGCAAAGTCGCATCATCAGACTGAAAACAGAGCTTCCCCGTGGGTAGAGCTCTTCCACTCCATGAGAACATCAGGCGTTCTCACCAACCCATAAGAAGTCCCCCCATCATGAACACACCAGCTAGGCTATTAACAAATTTTTCTAGAACGCCATTAGGACAACAAAATTACTTCTAAACCCCCAACTCCAAGCAATAGATATTTTTACTTCAGATGATGATAAGATGTAATAAGATACTTACCACACACATTACCCTGTACTTTACATAGATAAAACATAATAATTACAGCTCCTACCatttataagaatatatacatacatgctTTTATATTATTCACTCACTCACCTTAAAAACACCTAAGATaacatgtttttctttttcctagaAATCCCATAATTTCTGCTTATAATCTAGCAAAGAATGCTTCTGGCTCGATCCCCTCCGTCCTCTCCTGTCCCAATCAGCTTGGTTTCCCCATGCAGCTATCCGATGAATCTCTCACTTGATCGCCAACTAAGCACTGTTCGTTTCCGAGGCATGAGTATCTGCAGCAAAAGACACCCAGAACCCAGCAGTTAGAATTGATAAAGTACATATTCAGGGACATTGGATCATTTTTTTCACAAACCTTCCCCTGTTAGCTGCTCGAAACGAGCAACGATGTGCTTCCCGTAAGTGTACTTCCTCAATGCGTTGAGGTGGGTTTTGATGCGTTCGAGCAGTATCTCCCGATGGTTATCGTTGCTCACTTCGAGAATCTTTTGCACCACATAGTTCGCAAACTGGTCCTTCATCATCGCCTGGACAACAAAAATGAACACACTCATAAATCAGATTAATGAGTTAATCAGGTGAAATAGTTGGAATACAAAGTAATTTCCGGTACAGGGACATTCAAACATACCAAGAGATTGTCATTTTCCTCGGAGCCCCCAATAATTTCCTCAATGAGGAGTTCCCTTTCAGCAGCATCACCGTATTCTAAGCACTTTTCAACTACATTCGAGGCATACTTGTGCTGACTCATCTGTACAATTTTCCCACTCAACTTGCTGATGATCTGAGCCCTCTCTAGAGGATTCCCCCTTTCAAGGACATGCTGCAAGAAGTGATGTCAGTCTCAGCATGCAACTAGGAAGCATAGTCCTTTGGGGAGCAAATAATCGGATAAATCACCACCAGCCACACTAGTTTTCTAATAGGGAAATGTAACCAAAGATTAAGAACGAATTTATAACAGAGGAAACAAGAGGAAAGATACACAGAAAGAATGCAACTTTACGATGACCATTAGACCACTAGACAAGAAACAGAGTGCATGAGCACAAATCTCAATACCAAGGCATATCATCATGCAACTCCTCAACAAAAGATGTTCTTTGTTCAAAGATGTTACTTGTTCACAAATAATCCACGAGAAACATTGATGGAACATTAGGAAAATGAGTACGAGGTACCTACACAACTTTCTAGGAATATACTTTTCTTTTACTACGAAGTACCAAAGGAATACCCTAAATCTGCAGGCATTTATATGCTATTATTCATAGTAAATGGATTTGTGCTAAATAAATACCAACCTGGGTCACATAATTGCCATACTGGTCTTCAGCAAGCCGACAAGCAGATTCCAATATCTCATCCACGATACACTGACTTTGGTCCTCATCAGAACAATGCTCCAGAACTCTCTGTCAaagaaccaaaaaaattatttgggaCTTGTAATGAACAATGATTAAAATCTATGaaacaagaacaagaaaagaatCCAGTATTACCTGAATGACACGACAACCGTAGGGATGAGTTGAAAGGGTGGCTACTTGACCACGAAAAGCTGATATGATGAAGCCAATCCTGTCACCGGGTAGACACTCTATACACTTCTGAATCACGTGATTCCCATTTTGATCCCGCACACATCTCATAACATGTCCATCTAATTCAAGTACTAGTCGCGTCTTTTGATCAAGGTCAATGACATCGAGGGCCTAAGGCATGGAGCCAGCAGTCAGAGGGTTGGTTTGCTCGTATGCATAAACACTAAACAATTGAGACTTTTGAAGGATCTGTACTAAGAAACAAAGAGATGTGCAATAATTTACATACCTTCTGAATTACCCTACAACCATACATTTGCAAACTCAAAGGCAACATCTGCCCTGCGAGTTGATCTGCAAGCTCCTTTCTCTGTGCAGCACTACCATACTCAAAAAACTGCAAACACCATAAACCGAATCATCAGGACACTctatcaataaataaataaataaataaataaataaagcaagATGACAGAAAATAATCCCGaggatgaaaaaaaataacttttagaGAGCTAACCTTTTGTATAACATAATTCCCAAAGACATCAGTCATTAATTTTGATGCATGAGGAAGAACTTCTTTGAACACATCTGCTTTCTCTTCAACGGTGCAATTCTCCAATTTCTGCTGAATGAATCGACTCCCATGTTGATCCACACTGGAGAAAGACATGCAAGAAACATCATTTATGCATAAGGAATCACATTATCTGTTTCATAAAGGAAACTGGAAAGAGAAAATTGCCTGAATTCAACAATTCGTCCTGCAATATCAGAAAGCTCAAACTTGCGGGAATGGCTGGACTTAAGCTCTTCAAGAAAGGAATTTCTCTTAGGATCATCAAAGCCGCTAGCCCCCCTAGGACCTTGCCAAGGATTATACATCCCTCCATTTCTCGTAGAACCTTGGACAAACCTCATCTCATTTCGTCGACCAAAGTGGTTCATTCCACCTACTGGAGATGATGGCAACACTGGGCTAGCAAGAGGGGAGCCTGGAAATTGTGTCATTACACCCAGACTGGGGGAACTTCCATAATAGTTGCTGCCCATGACATCCCCCTTCCTTGGATTTGAAATGCCCATGCTTCCATTAGCAGGAAACTGAAATTTCTGATCACTCATGTGATTAGCAATGGGCCCTTCATTATGAGATGGAAAAGAATTCGAATGGCCCCCAACACCACCTCTAGAGAAACGACCAAACTGGGCAGAACCCCCATAACCGTCATCAAAAGGATGATGGAAATACTGCATTTGAACAGGATCCACAAAAGGAGGCTGGTAAGCTACTGGTTGCTGTCCATAAATCTTGCTTATATGTGGGATATCCCCCACACTAGGAATGCCTTGTCCAGCTGAAACATTGCCTGTTCTCCCATTAAAGCTAGGAGAAGATGTAGCATCAAATGGCATTGGGAAAGCACCATGAGGAGGGTAAGCAGCCATATAAGGCGGAAGAATTGCAGAGCCCAGAGCATAACCCCCTAAACCATATTGGTGGGCAAATACTCCTTGTGGCTGAAGATTAGGGTAATAAGGATTTGAAGTCACATAAGTAGCGGCAGAAGCATATAAGGGTGGTGCAAGTCCAGGTGAATGCATCGTGAATTGTCCCTCAGAAGAGGACTTTGGGTTCCCAGGGGGAAATCTCTCCATATGGCCTTGTGGATGATTTGATCCTTGAAAAAGCATCTGACCTTGGACTACAGGAATTTGAAGTGGAGGAGCTCGCTGTGCTGCGCTTCGATATGCTGGAAGATTTCCCCCATAAGTTTGGTGCTCTGTTTTACTAGTAAAATTGCTCTCGTCGGCTCTAGAGACATCTAGCCCAGATATAGAGGCCTCATGTCCCAGTTCAGCTTCTTTACTGCCTAGCTCATCTTCCTGTTTGTTCATTAATTTCTGACTGGATAAACTAGGAAAAGAGGTCTGGGAGGGCTCATCAACAGCAGACATCTCTGCACTTTCATCAACGGAGCCCAAACTTGATTCCGATATTTTTGGAATATCAATGGAAGAAACATTTAATGAAAGTGCATGAAGGTCGTGATCTATGCTTTCTTCGGCTGCATGGCTCGAGGAACGAGACTGATATACAGGAGAAGGTGTACGAGGGAAATCTTCCTACATCCACCAAAAGAATATTAATATGAGTGACATCCCATGACAGAACCATCCATGTTTAAGCGAATGATTGCAAGGTTTGAGAAGGAAATAAGCAAGGTTGCTGGATACACAATTCTGCCATCCCAAAGCAGACAAGTTCTTATTGATTTCTAATTTCATGCAGCAACATGTGCCTTTAAAGatgcaattttaaaaaggaTTCTCTTCTGTTAGATGGAACAAGACCCAAGATATTAAGGGAGAGACTGAAGGAAAGAAGCATCTACATAAAGCTAACATGAGTtgatacatataatatatccCAAGAACCCCAAAACTCCATGAATAATACCTGTATTAAATCAACCAAACTTTTGTGACGACCTGAAGAAATCTCGCTCTGGTCAAACATAGGCATGCAACCTTTTACCGTATTATCCGATGCTAGCGAAGGTTGTTTATCATCTTCAGGCTCCTCAACATGAGTAAACAAGTTACCTCCAGACAGATGCAAGGGTCTTTCCCCACTGTCATCGAGTGAAATTAATTTACGATTATTGCCAAAGCCACCCATGTGGTTTACCAGACGGCGATTCTCTTGTGAAATAAGAGGTGGAGGTATCCTCGGGTTGAGGTTGACATGGGAGCAATAGTAAGCAATATATGCAGGGTCAGAGCGAAGTTGCTCCTCGGACTCGCAATTCTGAAGAGCACTGCTTAGACTAGCCAAACTGGGGTCCAGGTTCACGTTCTGTTGAGCTAAAAGGTTTGCAAGAGCTGCAAATGATCCCTCCATGCTCGGTGGTGCACTTCCACTTCTATTAGGTGTAGTGCCTGCCCCATTTCCCTGCAATCTATGCCCGCCCAGCAAGAGACCCAGTTCCTCGGTTGCCATGTTATTCAGTGGAGCTCCAAGCTTTGCAGCATCAGAAGAAGGCCATTTTCTAGCACCACTGCTTTCCACCATTCTGATGGGGATATCAGTCGCCATGTTTTATCATGAAGAACAAGAACCTTCACATCTACTTGGGCAGTGCAGCCAAACAGTAGAGCCGAACAACAATTCTGTGGCCTCTCTATTCACATACCACTGAAAATGTTCAAGCGGCCGTACGACAGCCCCCAAATCAGCAAGTCTTGGCTGCTAAGGGCCAAGTGGACCTTATGTGACAAAGCAGTCTGATTAGGAAAACTGACTGCGCCGCCTTAAACAGTAAATTGATCGAAGCAAATCACATCATCCCTCCCCCAAAATGATGCAGCGAAAAGAATGATCAGAATCATGTGAATCAGCGAGCACTTCCTCAGAGATTACCGGTGGACTGTAGTTATTGATCCACAGTTTAACAGAATATTGGCCTAATGATATGACCATCAAGATTACAAACAGCAAACTTGGTGGTTACTCCCATATACAGAACAGATTAGGTTCAAAATTTGATCAAGGAAGATCCTTTTAACTCTCTATTTACACAGAACAGAGCTATAGACTGCAACAGAGAAAAAGGGTGTATGATCCTGCAAAAAAATGACTTCAATTCCCTGAACATTCGATAACCAATTAACTGGAAATCACGAGACGATCATCCCTTCAATTGATATTGCCTTGTCCAGAGAACTCATCACAGGAAGACGGCAACCCCAGAAACCTAGACTCCACGGACCCTTTGAACCAACAAAAGAACAccgaaagagaaaaaaaccGACAGGAATTCACCGGAACAGAGCAGACACTGATGAAAGAGAAGGCTTTTCAACGGAGAGAGAGAATAGACAGGGACATGGAAGGTGGGCAGAATTACAGGAATTTAGGAGCAGATAGTCAAGCTCAGTGAACCCTAGCGGCGAATACAAGTGTGTACACGATGAAAGTAGTCTTACCGGGGGGTGACGTCGTTCCGTAAAACCCTCTCAGAGACCCAATCGGCGGAACAGTGGCGGCGGAAGCTCCCCGAAGAGTCCTCCCAGTCCCAGCGGAGGGAGCAGCGCAGGCGAGGATAGAGAGAGGGTTCGGGTTgcagcagagagagagagagagagtgatgaTGGTATGGTATGGTATGGTAAGCGGAGAGGAGGCTGGTCTTTCTTCTTCTCGTTTCTTTTGGGGGTTTGAAAAAACAAATGTCGCTCGCACAGGCCACCACAGTAGCAAAGCCAAAAAACCAATAACCCCCTCCCTTCCTTCCGGGGGGTTTTATGTTCTTCCCTTGGACTTTCtctcacctctctctctctctctctagcattgattgattataatttattgtttgtttaataataaatacataatcacggaaaaatgaacaaaattaaaattaattgtcACTGCTGGTGATCCGAAGCCTTAGTCCATAAACTTTCCGAATGAGAGGATTTCTCCCCAAGCACGATCAAATATTAAATGATAATATGATACTGTCTCCCGGGAAAGTAATGGGATTCTTCTTCATATTATGTGACGAAATGAAAATCATCCAAGAATTTCTTGCCAGCTGTCGTTTTTGTTTATGCTATCGACGTGTTGAAATAAGACTGAGgaagaaattaatttcataaacTGCTATTTCGACTTATCAATCAATAATTATCAATATTTCTTGAAACCAATAATATAGTCATAGTGAATGATGTGGTGTCCAAAAGAAGTATGGGTCAACTTTTGTTGTCGAGCAATCTCAACTACACTTGATTTATGACATGATCAAGTCTCCGGTTGAAGCTCCTAATAGGTCTATCACTGTATATCGGTGCAATTAAAATTGGGTGCTCAATCAGCGAGTAGTCAACAATTGGTCTTTGTTTTCCAAGTAAATGATAGCTTAGCCTTTTGAATAGCACAATGAGCGATTCCAAGATGAATATCTCAATCCAGCAGGTAATAACATCTATGATGAGGAGTGAGAGCTTAAGCTCACAAAAGTATTGGGGGGaacattttcatttcaaaaaTTGGGAGGGTGACATTTTTAAAGCCATCAAAgatctgaaaatgaaaatttcccagaaaatgaaaacgttaatgataaataaataaaccaaCAAAAAGATATTATTAGAactagaaaaaggaaaagaaagaacaaaaagggcaaaaagaaaaaagaaaaaagacggCTCGAAATGACGGCGTTGCCACTGAGGGAGTCAGGCTCGGCCGTTGGGGTTAGTTTGTAAATATGAAAGAAGCATTCGGACAGTATCGGGCTTACGGGACACGGACACGTGTCCCCTTCCACCTCCCGTTAAAATGGGGTTGACGCGTGTACTCCCCGTTAAATCAGCAAAGGCAGCCTAGGGCGTGTTTGGATGTAGCCTTTTTTTTATCAGCTCCGTCACACCTGCACTTCAGCTTTTGGGTGGATTTACTTAAGCTGAGGGTTAAACATGTGTCTcattgaaatttcaaaaataatgaccacttaagaattttaaaattaactaatgacgtttcattaaattaattaattatggtTTACTGCATTGGACGATTCGGACTTTTGTCCTCCTAAAGTCCACAAGGAAATTCACACTAGAGGTTCAAtgctctttcctttctttttcatagGGGAGGGGTTTGGATTTCTTCCGGGTAATCCCAATAATTATTCACGTGAACACACATCTTGTAAAACTATGGGAACGAATAACTGTGACCGTAAAACCAAGCGGttgaatataaattattgTTCTGTTGGAGAAATTTTTCGATAATCGCACCTCACTGTGTGATACGAAAAAGTACTAAGTAACagataattaattactatTACTCACTTGATTTATCACCGTATCACTTTGAGGTGGAATGCTTAAGATTTTCTCAACATGGAGGGCATGGGAGTCTGATCGTCAATACCCCttaagattttattattaagaTCGTTCCCTCCTTTCTCCATGCAATATTGTTAGAATAAATTACACCTAAAATCATGAAATTTCACCtctttttcaaatctatcaccaactatattttcaaaatgtgAAATCGCGAACTTTCATTATGATTTCAAATGTATTGTTTcgttttttttggaaaaaagacAATAACAGGTTTGACCTTCAAGCAATtttggtcctataagtttCTTAAGCATCGAATCAATTATACACGTTTAATCCGGTACGTTCCGCAACCTATCATAACGGAATTGCTGACACCGACTTCATGCCGTTAGTCTTATCCACGTGGCAACATACTATTGGctcaaaaattaaaacatttaaaaaaattataaaaaaaagtttctcttttttttaaaggacGGGCTGGGGCGTGAGAGATTCCTTCGAAAAATCCCATCATATCGCCTGTGCTGACCGAGTGTCCCTTCTGGAATGTGCACTAATCATTATCATTATTCGTTACGaacttttcttatattttaccGCACATTATGTGCAGAACCTTTGTCCGTGAATGTTTACATAATTTTAAGAGTTTTATTACCTATATTTTGGTATTATTTCTCCTCTCATCAACTTAAATTTCTTGATGTCACTATTATCCCggcaataatttatttaaagtaGAGAATAAGTATCTCTGTGTCGATTatagtttcattttttttttaatcttaggCAGAATCTTTCTTCAATTATCCCGTTAATGAATATTTATGATTATAAACTCCTATTCCTTATCCACAAGAAGGAATTGATTCCGTCTCTTGTTTGTGCCTAAGGCTAAGGCCTGGGGTTAGATGTGGGATCTATCTGCTCTTGACCAAACCCCTCTTCACCACCTTTCTGATCTCCGAATCAAAATTCACCACcgaataaggaaaaaaaaaaaaataataataataataataataaataacaacGAGGATGCGTAAATTAGTAAGTATTAATTTacctaacaaaaaaaagaatattcgTATGGTTGGAAATATAAAAGTCAATTGGGAATAGTTAATCTCACATcggaagcataaaagaaaatataatggtTTATATGGGATTGAATCTCACAACTTATTAGCTCGAACTTTTAAATTGAAAGTTGAGTCCAAATTCATGTAAGCCCGGTAGATTTTAAGatatatcaatttcaaaatttatttagcTTACAAGAGTAGCTCGTGAATCTAATCTGAAATAGCGTTAAATTGAAGGCAACGCagaaaatttacaatttaaaATTGTAAACGAATAGTGCTTTGCATGGAAGTTGGACTTATCTAGACAGAGATGAGATATGtgtaaatatttttctcatctAAAGCGAGCATGTGGGAGGGTGGTGGAGGTGGCGACTAGACGAAGGAATTAATGAACGCAATTAGGAGATAATGGTATCGACATATAATAAAGtaactaataatatatttgtatCGAGggattttttattatcatcTAGATAGGTTATCTGTCCACGCACAAATTACTTACTTTTTATTAGAGGGTATTTGTTACGAAGTAATACATGTGAATTATTAGAATCTCATTTAAATTTCCCAAGTCCACTAAATTGTCGTGTTTGGGTGAGGCAACTTACTGGTAATCTGCATATCCAAAGTAATCCATTTTTTCACTCAGCTGatactatttttttctaaGCAGGGGTGACTATCTAGAGTACTAGCAAAATTACCCGTTCATACCAAATATGATAATATACATTATcagtaattttaaaagtgCGAAATCTATCTTAGTAGGAATCTAAATTAGGAGTAATTTTAAATGGTAATGCACCAAACGCCACCTTGATTATGTGAACATCGCAGTGCTTGTATATTGGTTTATTTACATTATAATATTTGGTACATTTAATTTGAAATCCGATATATTAACAAAAGAAAGCACAAAGTGAATTGAGAGTAGTAATAATCAAATTATTGACGAAGAATTATATTAGAATTAGAAGGTTCTCTTaagataaaaagtaataatacATGTAAAAAGTAGTGATTATAATCTCAATTAATCTAAGAAGATGGGATGGAGAAGTTTTTATTGAAACATAAATccgggaaaaagaaagaccACAAGATGGAAAGAGACCCAcatattcttcattttttgcttttttgtattttaatgAGAAGTGTAATTTGGGGTCGAgcataaaaaagaatataatgaCACTGAttgttcattttcttcttttacgaattaaataatatatttattttaattttaagtctTTAAATTTACAAATATGTGTACTTAGAAAATCTCTTTTTTCTGTTATATTTTTGTATGCGTACTTTAGTATTCTAAAATTTAACGGATTCCAATTAATTCGACTCAAGCTTCATCGACCCATTAaggataaaactcttccagtattaattttcttaattcacaagactcgaacccgtctttttctcattttattcGTCAAAGAATGACTaaagtatataatataataaaataagttattaaaataacataaacgttttttatgagtttaaaattaaaataatataaacttTGAAAAAGCTGTGAGAGTATGAAAAATTTCACACTCTTCCTCACATTGCTCAAAAGTAtgcaaatttatatattttttatacatAGATGCATAGATAAGAGATGATCgatacttataaaaaaaaaaaaaacattgagAGATGATCAAACAGCCGATGCAGAGGCACGGTGATTCCATTAATAAGTCATTACAAGAACAAAtcattcaattattttttttctagtcAACAACAACTCTTTTCGTGGTTGATGAGGTGACATTTTTACATATAACGTTTAAGTAATATTTAGTTCAATCCACCAATCACGTAGTGAACTTTTGGTTAATGTAATAATTCATCGATTCTGTATATCTAGCAAGTCAATTCTTCGTAAACACTGACCGGTTTGTCGACTCTTTTTGTCCCTAGGAACTTAGGAAGTCGGATGGCTCAGATACtaagagtgtgtttggattgagagttgagttgagttttggttttaattggtttgtaatgattgtattgttgaattatgagaaaaagtgtgaaaaaataataaataattaagagaaaataatgattaagtaatgattgtattgttgaattgtgaaaaagtaatgaataattgagagaatttaatataaaaaattgaattgaatggttaaaaatatttaaaaaataaaaaagtaatgattgtgatgttgaattgaagataagtggagttgagttgagttgaatattattccgaaaacaaacacacctaAATTAAGATGTATATGGGTTTGTTCAGACTATTCatcttaaataagattttgtGTTCGAATCTTattaatagagaaaattcacgattggCAGAGTTTTACCATTTAGTGGATCGACTCGGTtcaaatatgaattaattgaaTGTCGATGGTTTTAAACCCTCTAAGTGCACATGCTGTACAAGTAATAGAGGGATGTGTAGAGATTGTTCCCATAGAGACTCGTACTAAAAATTTTACTAGCGTTTAACGTGAGTAACCTAACTAAGGTCAAGCCAATCGAAAATTCGATTTTTaagaagtaaaattttaaaacaagAAATAGCACGACATAAATTCAATCAGTGGAGGAGACCTAGGATTATGATTTTCTCGATATTCGATAGACTACCTAGTACTCTCTATCATTAATTCATCAAGAACTCGTTTACTAACCTTAATTGCTCTAGTATTTCCTAAGTATCTTTCAAGTTGCTTAAGAAAAATATCTAACTTAATCAATCCCCTTTATTCCTACGAGAATTGTAATTAAGCTGAATTCATTACGTGTTAACTTGAATTGATTACCTAAAGTGTGTAAGTATATTTCTATCTTACCTACTAATCGACTCGAATCCTCAAGATTGAACTTAAGCCATACCTCAGTTCTAAACCTAAAATCCATGTTCCAAGTTTAAATAGGTTAACCCATCAATACAATAGTTGGCTAgacaattgcaagcaagatagaataaataaacaagatTCTCGATGCATAAATTCAAAAGAGTATCATAAGTCAAGCTACATATTGGGTTCTATCGTAACCCTAAAAAGATGAAATTAGTTCATGattgtaaaaataaaagtgaagGAGTTCATCCTAAACACGATTCTAGGATAATAgtaaaaagaaattgatgaAAAGAACAGACTTCCTCCGGATCTCGATCTCGATCAAAAGTCTTCTCCCTCTGCCGTCCTCCTTTTTCTTACGTTTGGTCTTCACCTTTTATTCCCCAGCCCAAAAtaaatttccttctttttctcaCCAAAAATATTTCC from Punica granatum isolate Tunisia-2019 chromosome 3, ASM765513v2, whole genome shotgun sequence includes:
- the LOC116199647 gene encoding pumilio homolog 5 isoform X1 translates to MATDIPIRMVESSGARKWPSSDAAKLGAPLNNMATEELGLLLGGHRLQGNGAGTTPNRSGSAPPSMEGSFAALANLLAQQNVNLDPSLASLSSALQNCESEEQLRSDPAYIAYYCSHVNLNPRIPPPLISQENRRLVNHMGGFGNNRKLISLDDSGERPLHLSGGNLFTHVEEPEDDKQPSLASDNTVKGCMPMFDQSEISSGRHKSLVDLIQEDFPRTPSPVYQSRSSSHAAEESIDHDLHALSLNVSSIDIPKISESSLGSVDESAEMSAVDEPSQTSFPSLSSQKLMNKQEDELGSKEAELGHEASISGLDVSRADESNFTSKTEHQTYGGNLPAYRSAAQRAPPLQIPVVQGQMLFQGSNHPQGHMERFPPGNPKSSSEGQFTMHSPGLAPPLYASAATYVTSNPYYPNLQPQGVFAHQYGLGGYALGSAILPPYMAAYPPHGAFPMPFDATSSPSFNGRTGNVSAGQGIPSVGDIPHISKIYGQQPVAYQPPFVDPVQMQYFHHPFDDGYGGSAQFGRFSRGGVGGHSNSFPSHNEGPIANHMSDQKFQFPANGSMGISNPRKGDVMGSNYYGSSPSLGVMTQFPGSPLASPVLPSSPVGGMNHFGRRNEMRFVQGSTRNGGMYNPWQGPRGASGFDDPKRNSFLEELKSSHSRKFELSDIAGRIVEFSVDQHGSRFIQQKLENCTVEEKADVFKEVLPHASKLMTDVFGNYVIQKFFEYGSAAQRKELADQLAGQMLPLSLQMYGCRVIQKALDVIDLDQKTRLVLELDGHVMRCVRDQNGNHVIQKCIECLPGDRIGFIISAFRGQVATLSTHPYGCRVIQRVLEHCSDEDQSQCIVDEILESACRLAEDQYGNYVTQHVLERGNPLERAQIISKLSGKIVQMSQHKYASNVVEKCLEYGDAAERELLIEEIIGGSEENDNLLAMMKDQFANYVVQKILEVSNDNHREILLERIKTHLNALRKYTYGKHIVARFEQLTGEDTHASETNSA
- the LOC116199647 gene encoding pumilio homolog 5 isoform X2 codes for the protein MSAVDEPSQTSFPSLSSQKLMNKQEDELGSKEAELGHEASISGLDVSRADESNFTSKTEHQTYGGNLPAYRSAAQRAPPLQIPVVQGQMLFQGSNHPQGHMERFPPGNPKSSSEGQFTMHSPGLAPPLYASAATYVTSNPYYPNLQPQGVFAHQYGLGGYALGSAILPPYMAAYPPHGAFPMPFDATSSPSFNGRTGNVSAGQGIPSVGDIPHISKIYGQQPVAYQPPFVDPVQMQYFHHPFDDGYGGSAQFGRFSRGGVGGHSNSFPSHNEGPIANHMSDQKFQFPANGSMGISNPRKGDVMGSNYYGSSPSLGVMTQFPGSPLASPVLPSSPVGGMNHFGRRNEMRFVQGSTRNGGMYNPWQGPRGASGFDDPKRNSFLEELKSSHSRKFELSDIAGRIVEFSVDQHGSRFIQQKLENCTVEEKADVFKEVLPHASKLMTDVFGNYVIQKFFEYGSAAQRKELADQLAGQMLPLSLQMYGCRVIQKALDVIDLDQKTRLVLELDGHVMRCVRDQNGNHVIQKCIECLPGDRIGFIISAFRGQVATLSTHPYGCRVIQRVLEHCSDEDQSQCIVDEILESACRLAEDQYGNYVTQHVLERGNPLERAQIISKLSGKIVQMSQHKYASNVVEKCLEYGDAAERELLIEEIIGGSEENDNLLAMMKDQFANYVVQKILEVSNDNHREILLERIKTHLNALRKYTYGKHIVARFEQLTGEDTHASETNSA